A single genomic interval of Antarcticibacterium arcticum harbors:
- a CDS encoding M1 family metallopeptidase encodes MKIKFFLVVLLWGLGITFGFSQTSINITAVLNDSTRTFNIQQEIIYENTSAGALPELYFNDWANSFKDKSTPLAKRFAEDYLRRFHFAKDEERGFTKIYSITNQNVQNFTWERPEGFPDIIKVELTQPLLPGEKISVNFLYQVKIPSEKFTRYGVDDQGNYKLKYWYITPAVFDGEWKIYSDKNLGNQFTVPANYSIKLTTPPSLYVASVLNTDRFFTDNGFKTTYLSGENHVNPHLYLTKTYRLEALDVNSKIVLTSVEDDGLIFGMKGMILNRILKFLETRLGAYPQETIMVTREDYLNNPVYGLNQLPQFIRPFPDGFQYDIKQLKTITENYLRNTLFLNPREEKWVYDAIHISLMMDYVDTYYPDMKLMGSLSSVIGIRWFHAASLEFNDQYPLLYLNMARLNIDQPLTTSQDSLVKFNVNIANAYKAGTGLKYLETFLNDETVKNSIKEFYKDNLLQSTEAADFREILERNTQKDISWFFDDYVSSSDKIDFKIKHVKKVGDSLQVTIKNKKDNNMPVPLYGLKDGDIIYKTWVENTREDQTITIPRHGIERLALNHEAIIPEINRRDNYRGVTTLLNKPVQFRLLQDLEDPRYYQVFFMPEVSYNLYDGIAVGPKVYNKPFLNRNFDFRISPKFGFNSQTIVGSGSISNSHYYDEDNLFAIRYGISGVRFSYGYDLFYEKFTPHLGFFFRNSYLRDNERQSLILRNINVKRDFDLLNPVDQPNYNVFNLSYNYSDTNLVDYVAGGIDYELAKNFSKVAVELEYRKLFRNNRQINLRLFAGTFIYNDERDNDYFSFALDRPTDYLFDYNYYGRSQGSGLFSQQIIMAEGGFKSQLEPAFANQWLTTINASTNLWKWIFAYGDVGLVKNQFAPAHFVYDSGLRVSLVQDYFEIFFPVYSNLGWEIAQDNYDQKIRFIVTLDINTLIRLFTREWY; translated from the coding sequence TTGAAGATAAAATTTTTCCTGGTAGTACTACTTTGGGGTTTGGGTATAACCTTTGGTTTTAGCCAAACCAGCATTAACATAACTGCTGTATTGAATGATTCTACAAGAACATTCAACATACAGCAGGAAATTATTTATGAAAATACAAGTGCCGGTGCTTTACCTGAACTTTATTTCAATGACTGGGCAAATAGTTTTAAAGATAAATCTACCCCACTTGCCAAAAGGTTTGCTGAAGATTATTTAAGAAGGTTTCACTTCGCAAAAGATGAAGAACGCGGTTTCACCAAAATTTACAGCATTACCAATCAAAATGTTCAAAATTTTACATGGGAACGTCCCGAAGGTTTTCCGGATATCATAAAAGTGGAACTCACACAACCGCTGCTGCCCGGCGAGAAGATTTCAGTAAATTTCCTTTACCAGGTAAAAATCCCTTCTGAAAAATTTACCCGGTATGGTGTTGATGATCAGGGGAATTATAAATTAAAATACTGGTACATCACACCAGCAGTTTTTGATGGGGAGTGGAAGATCTACAGTGATAAAAATCTTGGAAATCAATTCACAGTACCGGCAAATTATTCTATTAAACTCACCACTCCACCTTCCTTGTATGTGGCATCCGTCCTTAATACCGATAGGTTTTTTACAGATAATGGTTTTAAAACAACTTATCTTTCAGGAGAAAATCACGTTAATCCCCACCTTTATCTTACAAAAACATATCGTTTGGAAGCGCTGGATGTAAATTCCAAAATAGTCCTTACCAGTGTAGAAGATGACGGTCTCATATTTGGAATGAAGGGGATGATCCTGAACCGGATCCTGAAATTCCTGGAAACCAGGCTGGGTGCTTATCCTCAGGAAACTATTATGGTAACTCGGGAAGACTATCTTAATAACCCGGTATATGGCCTTAATCAATTACCCCAATTTATAAGGCCATTTCCTGATGGTTTCCAGTATGACATAAAACAATTAAAAACAATTACTGAAAATTACCTTAGAAATACCTTGTTTTTAAATCCGCGGGAGGAAAAATGGGTGTATGATGCTATCCATATTTCCCTGATGATGGATTATGTAGATACCTATTACCCAGATATGAAATTAATGGGAAGCCTAAGCAGTGTAATAGGAATTAGGTGGTTTCATGCAGCTAGCCTTGAATTTAATGACCAATATCCCCTGCTCTACCTCAATATGGCAAGGTTAAATATAGATCAACCTCTAACTACTTCACAAGATTCCCTTGTAAAATTCAATGTGAATATCGCCAATGCTTACAAGGCTGGTACGGGTCTAAAATACTTAGAGACATTCCTGAATGATGAAACTGTAAAAAATTCCATTAAAGAGTTTTATAAAGATAACCTCCTTCAATCCACAGAAGCAGCCGATTTTAGGGAGATCCTCGAAAGAAATACCCAAAAGGATATTTCCTGGTTCTTTGATGATTATGTATCCAGTAGTGATAAAATAGACTTTAAAATAAAGCACGTAAAAAAGGTTGGAGACTCTCTTCAGGTTACAATTAAAAATAAAAAAGATAATAATATGCCTGTACCTCTTTACGGGCTTAAAGACGGGGATATAATCTACAAAACCTGGGTCGAGAATACGAGGGAAGATCAAACCATCACTATTCCTCGGCATGGGATAGAAAGACTTGCATTAAATCATGAGGCAATTATACCAGAGATAAACCGGAGAGATAATTATCGCGGGGTAACAACCTTATTAAATAAACCTGTGCAATTCCGTCTTTTACAGGATCTAGAAGATCCCAGATATTATCAGGTATTTTTTATGCCGGAGGTAAGTTATAACCTTTATGATGGTATTGCTGTGGGACCTAAAGTGTATAATAAACCTTTTCTAAACCGGAATTTTGACTTTCGAATATCCCCAAAATTCGGTTTTAACAGTCAAACTATAGTAGGCTCGGGGTCAATAAGCAACTCCCATTATTATGACGAGGATAATTTATTCGCTATACGTTATGGAATAAGCGGAGTAAGGTTCTCATACGGTTATGACCTGTTTTATGAGAAGTTCACCCCCCATTTAGGCTTCTTTTTCAGAAATTCCTACTTACGTGATAACGAACGCCAAAGCCTTATCCTCCGGAACATAAACGTTAAACGGGATTTTGATCTTTTGAATCCGGTAGATCAACCCAATTATAATGTGTTTAACTTAAGCTATAATTACAGCGATACCAATCTGGTAGATTATGTTGCCGGAGGGATAGATTATGAATTGGCAAAGAACTTCAGCAAAGTTGCGGTAGAACTGGAGTACAGAAAACTCTTTAGAAATAACCGGCAGATCAATCTTAGATTATTTGCGGGAACATTTATTTATAATGATGAAAGGGACAATGACTATTTCAGTTTTGCATTGGATAGACCAACAGATTATCTCTTTGATTATAATTACTACGGGAGAAGCCAGGGAAGTGGTCTTTTCAGCCAACAAATAATAATGGCCGAAGGGGGATTCAAATCTCAACTGGAACCAGCATTTGCAAACCAATGGCTTACAACTATAAATGCCAGCACCAATCTTTGGAAATGGATCTTTGCTTATGGTGATGTGGGATTGGTAAAAAATCAATTCGCCCCTGCTCATTTTGTATATGATTCCGGACTAAGGGTTAGCCTTGTGCAGGATTATTTTGAAATATTTTTCCCGGTCTATTCCAACCTTGGATGGGAAATTGCGCAGGATAATTATGACCAGAAGATAAGATTTATAGTTACCCTGGATATTAATACACTTATAAGATTATTTACACGGGAATGGTATTAA
- a CDS encoding LOG family protein translates to MRAKQGNKAWNEIKTNDSWAIFKIMGEFVKGYEKLSQIGPCVSIFGSARTKPDHKYYKLTEKIAQKIVDHGYGVITGGGPGIMEAGNKGAHLGGGTSVGLNIDLPFEQHDNPYIDRDKSLDFDYFFVRKVMFVKYSQGFVVMPGGFGTLDELFEAITLIQTNKIDKFPIILVGRDFWEGLIGWVRTTLLDSFQNISDGDIDLLHVVDTEDEVIDILDKFYGEYNLSPNF, encoded by the coding sequence ATGAGAGCAAAACAAGGAAATAAAGCCTGGAATGAAATTAAAACGAATGATTCCTGGGCTATTTTTAAAATAATGGGTGAGTTTGTAAAAGGATATGAAAAATTAAGCCAGATTGGCCCTTGTGTTTCCATATTTGGATCTGCAAGGACAAAACCCGATCACAAATATTATAAACTTACAGAAAAGATCGCTCAAAAAATTGTAGATCACGGCTATGGGGTTATTACCGGGGGTGGTCCCGGAATCATGGAAGCAGGAAATAAAGGGGCGCATTTAGGTGGAGGAACCTCGGTAGGATTAAACATAGACCTACCTTTTGAGCAACATGACAACCCTTATATTGACCGGGATAAAAGCCTGGATTTTGATTATTTCTTTGTAAGAAAAGTAATGTTTGTAAAATACTCTCAGGGATTTGTGGTAATGCCGGGTGGTTTTGGAACTCTGGATGAACTTTTTGAGGCCATCACCTTGATCCAGACCAACAAAATTGATAAATTCCCTATTATATTGGTGGGAAGGGATTTTTGGGAAGGGCTTATAGGCTGGGTTCGAACCACACTTCTGGATTCTTTTCAAAATATAAGTGACGGTGATATTGACCTTCTTCATGTAGTAGATACCGAAGATGAAGTAATTGATATTCTGGATAAATTCTATGGAGAATATAATCTTAGCCCTAACTTTTAA
- the uvrA gene encoding excinuclease ABC subunit UvrA — protein sequence MAIAEENIEVLGARVHNLKNIDVSIPREKLVVITGLSGSGKSSLAFDTIYAEGQRRYIETFSSYARQFLGGLERPDVDKIDGLSPVIAIEQKTTSKNPRSTVGTITEIYDFLRLLFARTADAYSYNTGEKMVSYNDEQIRDLIIEDFKGKRISILAPVVRSRKGHYRELFEQITKQGFLKVRVDGEVRDLVKGMKLDRYKVHEIEIVVDRLQIDENAEAQKRLSESIKTAMYHGEDVLMVLEQEEGTVRYFSRNLMCPTSGISYPNPEPNNFSFNSPKGACDTCNGIGTLHKVNIDKLIPNKTRSIKNGALAPHGPQKKNWVFSQLELIAERFEFKLSDPVETIPAHALEMILYGGKEKFSKQSKALGITREYKIDFEGVATFIETTFNNNDSTSLRRWAKEYMDKIQCPECEGTRLKKESLYFKVNGKNIAELAGKDITDLAVWFRDLPDFLNEKQLLIASEVIKEIRSRLQFLVDVGLTYLSLNRGSKTLSGGEAQRIRLATQIGSQLVGVLYILDEPSIGLHQRDNDKLINSLVALRDLGNSIIVVEHDKDMIERADHVIDIGPEAGRHGGEIISEGTPEEIRKHNTITANYLNGTMKIEVPEKRRKGNGKTITLKGATGNNLKNVSVKFPLGQMIAVTGVSGSGKSTLINETLYPIMNAHYFNGVKVPMPYSKITGLEHIDKVIDINQSPIGRTPRSNPATYTGVFSEIRTLFAKTPESLIRGYKPGRFSFNVKGGRCETCKGGGLRVIEMNFLPDVYVECETCQGKRFNRETLEIRYKGKSISDVLEMTINEATLFFELIPKIYRKLKTIKDVGLGYITLGQQSTTLSGGEAQRIKLATELSKRDTGNTFYILDEPTTGLHFEDIRVLMDVLNTLANKGNTVLIIEHNMDVIKMADHIIDIGYEGGKNGGEVIVTGTPEEVAKHKKSYTAAYLKKELN from the coding sequence ATGGCTATAGCGGAAGAAAACATTGAGGTTTTAGGGGCCAGGGTACATAATTTAAAAAATATTGATGTTTCTATACCCCGGGAGAAATTAGTAGTGATAACAGGTCTTTCCGGTTCGGGAAAATCCTCTCTCGCCTTTGATACAATTTATGCTGAAGGACAACGGCGATATATAGAAACTTTTTCATCTTATGCCCGTCAATTTCTTGGCGGCCTTGAGCGACCCGATGTTGATAAAATTGACGGATTGTCACCTGTAATTGCAATTGAGCAGAAAACTACCAGTAAAAATCCCCGTAGTACCGTTGGTACCATAACAGAGATCTATGATTTCCTGCGGCTTTTATTTGCCCGTACTGCAGATGCTTACAGTTATAACACCGGCGAAAAAATGGTAAGTTATAATGATGAGCAAATAAGGGACCTGATAATTGAAGATTTTAAGGGGAAGCGTATAAGCATTCTCGCTCCTGTGGTAAGATCCCGAAAAGGGCATTACAGAGAGCTGTTTGAGCAAATAACCAAACAGGGGTTTTTAAAGGTTAGAGTAGATGGGGAAGTTCGTGATCTGGTGAAAGGAATGAAACTGGATCGCTATAAGGTGCACGAAATTGAGATTGTGGTAGACCGCCTGCAAATTGATGAAAATGCCGAAGCTCAAAAAAGACTTTCAGAAAGCATCAAAACCGCAATGTACCATGGAGAAGATGTTCTTATGGTTTTGGAACAGGAAGAGGGCACAGTACGATATTTCAGCAGAAATTTAATGTGTCCCACTTCAGGGATCTCGTATCCGAACCCTGAACCTAATAATTTTTCTTTTAATTCCCCCAAAGGCGCTTGTGATACCTGTAACGGGATTGGAACCTTACATAAGGTTAATATTGATAAATTAATTCCCAATAAAACAAGATCCATTAAGAACGGTGCCCTTGCACCGCATGGGCCCCAAAAAAAGAACTGGGTTTTCTCCCAGCTTGAGTTAATAGCGGAACGCTTTGAATTTAAATTAAGTGATCCTGTAGAAACCATTCCCGCCCACGCCTTGGAAATGATCCTTTACGGTGGCAAGGAAAAATTCTCAAAACAATCTAAAGCCCTTGGAATTACCCGCGAATATAAGATCGATTTTGAAGGTGTGGCTACATTTATTGAAACTACTTTTAATAATAATGATTCCACTTCCCTGCGTCGCTGGGCAAAGGAATATATGGATAAGATCCAATGTCCTGAGTGTGAGGGAACCCGTTTAAAAAAAGAATCGCTTTATTTTAAGGTAAATGGAAAAAATATTGCAGAGCTGGCAGGGAAAGATATTACAGATCTTGCTGTGTGGTTCCGGGATCTCCCCGATTTTTTGAATGAAAAACAACTCCTCATTGCTTCTGAAGTAATAAAAGAGATAAGATCCCGCCTGCAATTCCTTGTAGATGTAGGGCTCACCTATCTTTCCCTAAACCGGGGTTCCAAGACCCTTTCGGGTGGGGAAGCCCAGCGAATAAGATTGGCAACCCAAATTGGCTCGCAACTGGTAGGAGTTTTATATATCCTGGACGAGCCAAGTATTGGACTGCACCAGCGAGATAATGACAAGCTAATTAACTCCCTGGTGGCTCTCAGGGATCTTGGAAATTCTATTATTGTGGTTGAACATGATAAGGATATGATAGAGCGGGCAGATCATGTAATAGACATTGGCCCCGAGGCAGGCCGTCATGGAGGAGAGATCATTAGTGAGGGTACTCCAGAGGAGATAAGGAAACACAATACCATTACTGCCAATTATTTAAACGGCACGATGAAAATTGAGGTGCCCGAAAAAAGAAGAAAAGGAAATGGCAAAACCATTACCCTTAAGGGTGCCACTGGGAACAACCTAAAAAATGTTAGTGTTAAATTTCCATTAGGCCAAATGATCGCGGTAACGGGAGTTTCAGGCAGTGGGAAATCTACGCTTATAAATGAAACCCTGTATCCAATAATGAATGCCCATTATTTTAACGGGGTAAAGGTTCCTATGCCCTATTCAAAAATTACCGGCCTGGAGCATATTGATAAAGTCATAGACATAAACCAATCTCCCATAGGCAGGACCCCTCGCTCCAATCCGGCAACGTATACGGGCGTTTTTTCTGAAATAAGAACCCTTTTTGCCAAAACCCCTGAATCACTGATAAGAGGCTACAAACCCGGAAGATTTAGTTTTAATGTTAAGGGAGGAAGATGTGAAACCTGTAAAGGGGGAGGATTGAGGGTTATTGAAATGAACTTTTTGCCAGATGTTTACGTAGAATGCGAAACCTGCCAGGGTAAAAGATTTAATCGCGAAACCCTTGAAATCAGGTATAAAGGAAAATCTATTTCAGATGTGTTGGAAATGACCATAAACGAAGCAACCCTCTTTTTTGAATTGATCCCCAAGATCTACAGGAAATTAAAAACCATTAAAGATGTAGGCCTTGGTTATATAACACTTGGACAACAGAGTACTACCCTCTCCGGCGGGGAGGCACAAAGGATTAAACTCGCTACAGAACTTTCCAAAAGAGATACCGGCAATACATTTTATATTCTGGATGAACCAACAACGGGATTACATTTTGAGGATATTCGGGTTTTAATGGATGTTTTGAATACCCTTGCCAATAAAGGTAATACCGTGCTCATTATTGAGCATAATATGGATGTGATTAAAATGGCCGATCATATAATTGATATTGGTTATGAAGGTGGAAAAAATGGCGGTGAAGTAATAGTAACCGGTACACCAGAGGAGGTGGCTAAACATAAAAAAAGTTATACCGCAGCTTACCTGAAGAAAGAATTAAATTAA
- a CDS encoding response regulator transcription factor, which translates to MNSEKKLLLLISSNAEFITNLKENLSLHFEINVVNSMHSGYNTALNLLPDLILIDHTSPNNQNLKNLASFKSTHFLNKCWLIMYAPESLRGEIDKNYKSLLDKVYYSSISPQALSGKIIQRVYSGFSITNYWKDSFLGLFNLLTNPVVLLQHDSIISMNDAFKQVFKIDKTDNIKLTDFVNCENKTKVKESLRNFARGKHMKAVTRTSLKLKNDKMRNAKISFSKLDKMIPGQYIMMIHFTDEVDLVTENIGSKSTSVENCFQENSKLTQFSFTNREKEIIQLLCKGYKTKEISDALFISPKTIEKHRANIIKRTNSETILESIIYAINHNLIDLKVA; encoded by the coding sequence ATGAATTCTGAAAAAAAACTATTACTGTTAATAAGCAGCAATGCTGAATTTATAACAAATCTAAAGGAAAATTTGAGTTTACATTTTGAGATCAATGTGGTAAACTCCATGCACTCAGGGTATAATACGGCATTAAATCTTTTGCCCGATCTTATTCTTATAGATCACACTTCTCCCAACAATCAGAATCTTAAAAATCTTGCGAGTTTTAAATCAACTCATTTTTTAAACAAATGTTGGTTAATCATGTACGCACCGGAATCTTTACGGGGAGAAATTGATAAAAATTACAAGTCACTCCTGGACAAGGTATATTATAGCTCAATTTCCCCACAAGCATTAAGCGGGAAAATCATACAACGCGTATATTCCGGTTTTTCTATTACTAATTACTGGAAAGATTCATTCCTGGGCCTTTTCAATCTGCTAACTAACCCTGTGGTACTTTTGCAACACGATTCAATAATTAGTATGAATGATGCTTTTAAACAGGTATTTAAGATAGATAAGACCGACAATATTAAACTCACAGATTTTGTGAATTGTGAGAATAAGACCAAGGTGAAGGAAAGTCTTAGAAATTTTGCCAGAGGAAAACATATGAAGGCAGTAACCCGGACATCCCTAAAATTGAAAAATGACAAAATGCGCAATGCCAAGATTAGTTTTTCCAAACTGGATAAGATGATCCCGGGACAGTATATAATGATGATCCATTTTACAGATGAAGTAGATCTTGTCACCGAAAATATTGGAAGTAAATCAACATCTGTAGAAAATTGTTTCCAGGAAAACAGCAAGCTCACCCAATTTAGTTTTACTAACCGTGAGAAAGAGATAATCCAATTATTATGTAAAGGTTATAAAACCAAGGAAATATCTGATGCACTGTTTATTTCTCCAAAAACCATAGAAAAACACAGGGCCAATATTATTAAAAGAACCAATTCAGAAACTATTTTGGAAAGCATTATTTACGCTATTAACCACAATTTGATTGACCTTAAGGTAGCTTAA
- a CDS encoding thrombospondin type 3 repeat-containing protein, whose protein sequence is MKNFKRYLGFAAIIAMLFTSCSKDEQSGIVESEKATLSIGAIVNDIVANRDASRQADADLPACSDDVPAYVRIVLKQGDNEVVGTSGNPYRIDLVSGQIYTKDDPALELDPGMYSLDHLSVYNAGGDIIWIAPRVGSIFEEFVAQALPISIDLRAGVKKYVDVPVLCFDDRDVNEYGYLFFELDTNIALTYCFFANYCNEDGRHFPARYSISIWSGTTSAGVLLYSNEENTVGQHNNGDYFATPLCFAVPDHSNMDTPYLYYEVTLLDWADVYGDVEQTVLSGTITKRMITDNFGDEDDTDYHHLRFGCDDDDGEPPVDSDGDGVPDSIDKCPGTASGVDVDNEGCPVTTPPVCDLADPNADCDEDGILNKCDNSPANPNWATFDCDGDGVLNGVDVCPAVAGTLPNGCVDETDPCANLDPVCSIPQTSTGENCYFVYFDYSNPGDFVPVTSADEFTLENIQNEVFGKVNTSISNGDVLVSIDGSFNTDRVIAYEVEVRPGIDGTMSTTCWESLCNADVTVVVVDDNQPVINLVFDDFDYTYPYYLRVKAIICQTPVGTP, encoded by the coding sequence ATGAAAAACTTTAAAAGGTATTTAGGCTTTGCGGCCATTATCGCAATGCTCTTTACCTCCTGTTCCAAAGATGAACAATCTGGAATAGTGGAATCAGAAAAAGCTACCTTATCAATTGGTGCGATCGTCAATGACATCGTGGCAAACAGGGATGCTTCAAGACAAGCGGATGCAGATCTTCCTGCTTGTTCAGATGATGTACCCGCCTATGTAAGAATAGTTCTTAAGCAGGGTGATAATGAAGTGGTGGGAACCTCAGGTAATCCATATAGAATTGACCTGGTTTCAGGTCAAATTTATACCAAAGATGATCCCGCCCTTGAATTGGATCCCGGGATGTATTCCCTGGATCATTTATCGGTTTATAATGCCGGAGGAGATATTATTTGGATAGCGCCGAGAGTGGGTAGCATATTTGAGGAATTTGTTGCACAAGCGTTGCCAATATCTATAGATCTTAGAGCAGGTGTGAAGAAATATGTTGATGTTCCTGTGCTTTGCTTTGATGACAGGGATGTTAATGAATATGGATATCTGTTCTTTGAACTGGATACCAATATTGCACTTACTTATTGCTTCTTCGCAAATTACTGTAATGAGGATGGAAGACATTTCCCTGCTCGTTATAGCATAAGCATTTGGTCAGGCACAACTTCTGCCGGAGTATTATTGTATTCCAATGAGGAAAATACTGTAGGACAACATAACAATGGGGATTATTTTGCAACTCCTTTATGTTTTGCCGTTCCGGACCACAGTAATATGGATACTCCATACTTATATTATGAAGTTACATTACTGGATTGGGCAGATGTGTATGGAGATGTGGAGCAAACAGTGCTTAGCGGTACTATTACCAAACGTATGATCACCGATAATTTTGGGGATGAAGATGATACAGATTATCACCATTTAAGATTTGGTTGCGATGATGATGATGGTGAACCACCGGTAGACAGTGATGGAGATGGAGTACCAGATTCTATTGATAAGTGTCCCGGTACAGCCTCTGGTGTTGATGTTGATAATGAAGGTTGTCCAGTAACCACTCCACCTGTTTGTGATTTAGCAGATCCCAATGCCGATTGTGATGAGGATGGTATTCTTAATAAATGTGATAACAGTCCCGCTAATCCTAATTGGGCAACATTTGATTGTGATGGAGATGGCGTATTAAATGGGGTGGATGTCTGTCCTGCTGTAGCCGGTACATTGCCAAACGGCTGTGTTGATGAAACAGATCCTTGTGCCAATTTAGACCCGGTTTGTTCAATTCCTCAAACCAGTACTGGTGAAAATTGCTACTTTGTATATTTTGATTATTCCAATCCGGGTGATTTTGTGCCGGTAACCAGCGCAGATGAATTTACTCTAGAAAATATTCAAAATGAGGTGTTTGGTAAAGTAAACACATCCATAAGTAATGGAGATGTTTTGGTATCAATTGATGGATCATTTAATACTGATAGAGTTATCGCCTATGAAGTAGAAGTGCGTCCGGGAATTGATGGAACTATGAGTACAACTTGTTGGGAGTCCCTTTGCAACGCAGACGTTACCGTGGTAGTTGTAGATGATAACCAACCAGTTATTAACCTGGTATTTGATGATTTTGATTATACATACCCATATTATTTACGGGTTAAAGCAATTATTTGTCAAACCCCGGTTGGTACACCGTAA
- a CDS encoding M12 family metallopeptidase: MRRLNLLYLLPALAFLSCSEDSSTDPLTPEEQTTGTIDVLANVEAAYPNEIGKVSEVYFAGQKIAVEEIDGEYIFEGDIMFTPDMLSNKEQKLVYEPGEKVSQKSVGRTSGRWPNNTVYYSIDSNLSGKERVTDAIKHWEANTSLKFVQRSSQSNYVYFTSGSGCSSYVGMIGGKQNITLSTSCSTGNTIHEIGHAIGLWHEQSRVDRSNHIQIHYDNIQSGREHNFKTYAENGADGKEFTSSLDFGSIMMYGPYSFSSNGQPTITKTNGSTYSVQRTALSSGDKQGINSMYPGGTTEPTYINGETYVIYGVTVLRHNDLWYYYSRTYGWKQVVLIGTYWYYAR; the protein is encoded by the coding sequence ATGAGAAGATTAAATTTATTGTATTTACTACCGGCTTTAGCTTTTCTATCCTGTAGTGAGGATTCAAGTACAGACCCCCTAACCCCAGAAGAGCAAACTACCGGAACCATTGATGTTCTGGCAAATGTTGAAGCAGCTTACCCTAATGAAATTGGAAAAGTTTCAGAAGTTTATTTCGCAGGCCAAAAGATTGCGGTAGAAGAAATAGACGGAGAATATATATTTGAAGGAGATATAATGTTTACCCCCGATATGCTCTCTAATAAGGAACAAAAGCTGGTTTATGAACCTGGCGAAAAAGTTTCCCAAAAAAGTGTGGGAAGAACTTCAGGAAGATGGCCAAATAATACCGTATATTACTCTATAGACAGTAACCTTTCCGGGAAAGAAAGGGTAACAGATGCCATCAAGCACTGGGAAGCTAATACCTCTTTGAAATTCGTTCAAAGATCTTCACAATCCAATTATGTATATTTTACAAGTGGGTCAGGATGTTCTTCCTATGTGGGAATGATTGGTGGAAAACAGAATATCACCCTATCAACCTCTTGTTCTACAGGAAATACCATTCACGAGATAGGTCATGCAATAGGATTGTGGCACGAGCAGAGCAGAGTAGACAGAAGCAACCACATACAAATTCATTATGACAATATTCAAAGTGGTAGGGAGCATAACTTTAAAACCTATGCAGAAAATGGGGCAGACGGTAAAGAATTTACCAGCAGTCTTGATTTTGGCTCTATCATGATGTATGGTCCATATTCTTTTTCAAGTAACGGGCAGCCTACCATTACGAAGACTAATGGGAGTACCTATTCTGTACAAAGAACTGCCTTATCCAGCGGTGATAAGCAGGGGATAAATAGTATGTATCCGGGTGGGACTACTGAACCAACCTATATTAATGGAGAAACTTATGTTATTTACGGCGTTACCGTTCTAAGACATAACGACTTATGGTACTATTATTCCCGTACGTATGGATGGAAGCAAGTAGTACTTATAGGAACCTACTGGTATTATGCAAGATAA
- a CDS encoding acyl carrier protein phosphodiesterase, whose product MNFLAHIYLSGDDPQIKIGNFIADSVKGKQFIHYPKGIQKGIILHRAIDTFTDTHPTVRKGVRRLFPIYSHYSTVIIDILYDHFLAANWKVYSLIPLEEYVADFYDLLKQNIEVLPLPIRGFLPIMIRDNWLLKYATVPGIGEILSQMNHRTGNKSQMNLAVRELELYYTEFEQEFKSFFKDMEQFATEKIPKL is encoded by the coding sequence ATGAATTTCTTAGCACATATTTACCTTTCCGGTGATGATCCTCAAATTAAGATTGGGAATTTCATTGCAGATTCTGTGAAAGGAAAACAGTTTATACATTACCCCAAAGGCATACAAAAAGGCATCATCTTGCATAGGGCAATTGATACTTTTACTGATACACATCCAACGGTAAGGAAAGGGGTACGCAGGCTTTTTCCCATATACAGCCATTACAGCACCGTGATTATTGATATTCTATACGATCATTTTTTGGCCGCCAACTGGAAAGTATACTCTTTAATTCCATTGGAAGAGTATGTGGCCGATTTTTACGACCTGTTAAAACAAAATATTGAGGTACTGCCTCTTCCTATAAGGGGATTTTTACCAATTATGATAAGAGATAACTGGCTTCTCAAATATGCCACAGTTCCGGGAATTGGTGAGATCCTCTCCCAAATGAATCACCGTACAGGTAACAAATCTCAAATGAACCTGGCTGTTAGAGAACTGGAACTATACTATACTGAGTTTGAACAAGAATTTAAATCCTTCTTTAAGGATATGGAACAATTTGCTACAGAAAAGATCCCTAAACTTTGA